One window of Paenibacillus albicereus genomic DNA carries:
- a CDS encoding VanZ family protein, with product MASKRAAGTASGSRNRTAAGRGMQRDAARRSGASAGSGSVAGAAGPRPAASAGAAKRPRRSRTRALLWGCLLSWLVLIFVFSSQPYQTQSIQPALERKLDAETVQKWLPPMSFHYNGQLYLSSYNPYDVIEFLFRKAAHLFVYAVLAALAWALARLYRVPPGLSAFIALSLTALIACLDEYNQQFSLSRTPNPEDVLIDWIGGCLGVVLLYLFSTALRRSNRSSRLIS from the coding sequence ATGGCGAGCAAACGCGCAGCCGGGACCGCGAGCGGCTCCCGGAATCGGACGGCGGCCGGCCGCGGCATGCAGCGGGATGCGGCCCGCCGTAGCGGGGCCTCTGCCGGCTCCGGAAGCGTGGCCGGAGCGGCGGGACCGCGACCTGCGGCTTCGGCCGGAGCGGCCAAGAGGCCTCGCAGGAGCCGGACTAGAGCCCTGTTGTGGGGCTGCTTGCTTTCCTGGCTCGTGCTGATCTTCGTTTTTTCCAGCCAGCCGTATCAGACGCAGTCGATCCAGCCTGCGCTCGAGCGCAAGCTGGACGCGGAGACGGTGCAGAAATGGCTGCCTCCGATGTCGTTCCATTACAACGGACAGCTGTACCTGTCTTCTTATAATCCGTATGACGTGATCGAATTCTTGTTCCGCAAGGCGGCTCATCTGTTCGTCTATGCCGTGCTCGCGGCGCTGGCTTGGGCGCTGGCCCGCCTGTACCGCGTGCCGCCAGGCTTGTCGGCCTTCATCGCGCTGTCGCTGACGGCGCTGATCGCATGCCTGGACGAGTACAACCAGCAATTCTCCCTATCGCGTACCCCCAACCCCGAGGACGTGCTGATCGATTGGATCGGCGGCTGCCTCGGGGTGGTGCTTCTATACCTGTTCTCGACGGCGCTTCGCAGGTCTAACCGCTCGTCCCGCCTCATATCCTAA
- a CDS encoding S24/S26 family peptidase — MIQKRGAMELTSFGMSMYPLIREGDVSRFERVRARDLEVGDVCLFVSGSGILTGHRLVEIRGEGAGRQYVFRGDTSYIADDPVGPEAILGLWTGVRRARRGGGTGTARAAVGAGALAGRAAEAGGAMAAGAGGAGGAMRGGARWAGAAEFGGKWITPKHWQARVLRWLVLRYPLTRKFTRKLGTWSMSRKPMYRAASR, encoded by the coding sequence TTGATTCAAAAGCGCGGCGCCATGGAGCTGACCTCCTTCGGCATGAGCATGTATCCCTTAATCCGGGAAGGCGACGTCAGCCGCTTCGAGCGCGTTCGCGCGCGGGACCTGGAGGTAGGGGATGTATGCTTGTTCGTAAGCGGCAGCGGCATCCTGACCGGGCATCGCCTGGTCGAGATTCGCGGCGAGGGCGCTGGCCGGCAGTACGTGTTCCGCGGGGACACGAGCTACATCGCCGACGACCCGGTCGGTCCCGAGGCGATCCTCGGCCTCTGGACCGGCGTCCGCCGGGCGCGGCGCGGCGGGGGGACGGGGACGGCCCGTGCCGCCGTCGGCGCTGGTGCTCTAGCGGGTAGAGCCGCGGAAGCGGGCGGGGCCATGGCGGCTGGAGCGGGCGGTGCAGGCGGGGCGATGAGAGGCGGAGCGCGGTGGGCAGGAGCCGCGGAATTCGGCGGAAAGTGGATCACGCCGAAGCACTGGCAGGCGCGGGTGCTGCGCTGGCTCGTGCTGCGCTATCCGCTGACGCGCAAGTTCACGCGCAAGCTCGGGACGTGGAGCATGTCGCGGAAGCCGATGTACCGGGCGGCTTCGCGATGA
- a CDS encoding nucleotidyltransferase domain-containing protein translates to MKSSESMQLLNRLYERAENEPWDEGSWRRAWADIRDSFTGSQFYHLLQDRGALKEAPAWLQGELKAESERILFQNMLIRGEQKKLFRAFEQEGIPLIPLKGIRMAERYFGHFAARPTTDLDVLVRPSDLQRASALLRRLGFEDGEQLDEDHFHLLFNKFYGNPMFPFLAVELHWSLLRSHGHETDVEALWSRTAPMPGSAGCIRELNDEDTLYHVCLHAFNHHMASLKYVVDIAQVIDRTWDTVSYESLLERARRDGNLAKLTAVLSLVYRLCPSLQWVKPLDRRRRWPFWSERLMREAGLGLKSRRYYLFRFASIFVTYDKPSAMLRHIHYLFLPPADYARSQFREDKGGSLLSLYTRIYRLRLKHLLGRRPRAGAKELDAP, encoded by the coding sequence TTGAAGTCGAGCGAATCGATGCAGCTGCTGAACCGCCTCTACGAGCGGGCCGAGAACGAGCCTTGGGACGAAGGAAGCTGGCGGCGGGCCTGGGCGGATATCCGCGACTCCTTCACCGGCAGCCAGTTCTACCATCTCCTGCAGGACAGGGGAGCGCTGAAGGAAGCGCCTGCCTGGCTGCAGGGCGAGCTGAAGGCCGAATCCGAGCGCATCCTGTTCCAGAACATGCTGATCCGCGGCGAGCAGAAAAAGCTGTTCCGCGCCTTCGAGCAGGAGGGCATCCCGCTCATCCCGCTCAAGGGCATCCGCATGGCGGAGCGCTATTTCGGCCACTTCGCGGCGAGGCCGACGACGGATCTCGACGTGCTCGTCCGGCCGAGCGACCTGCAGCGCGCGTCGGCGCTGCTGCGGCGGCTCGGGTTCGAGGACGGCGAGCAGCTGGACGAGGACCATTTCCACCTGCTGTTCAACAAGTTCTACGGCAACCCGATGTTCCCGTTCCTCGCCGTCGAGCTGCACTGGAGCCTCCTTCGCTCCCACGGGCATGAGACGGATGTGGAGGCGCTGTGGAGCCGCACGGCTCCGATGCCCGGCAGCGCCGGCTGCATCCGCGAGCTGAACGACGAGGACACGCTGTACCATGTGTGCCTGCATGCGTTCAACCATCATATGGCGTCGCTGAAGTACGTCGTGGACATCGCCCAGGTCATCGACCGCACATGGGATACGGTATCCTACGAGTCGCTGCTGGAGCGCGCCCGCCGGGACGGCAACCTGGCGAAGCTGACGGCCGTGCTGTCGCTCGTCTACCGGCTCTGCCCGTCGCTGCAATGGGTGAAGCCCCTCGATCGGCGTCGCCGCTGGCCGTTCTGGAGCGAGCGCCTCATGCGGGAGGCCGGGCTCGGCCTCAAGAGCCGGCGGTACTACCTGTTCCGCTTCGCCTCGATCTTCGTCACGTACGACAAGCCGTCCGCGATGCTCCGCCATATCCACTATCTGTTCCTGCCGCCCGCGGATTACGCGCGCTCCCAGTTCCGGGAGGACAAGGGCGGCTCTTTGCTGTCCCTGTACACCCGAATCTACCGGCTGCGGCTGAAGCATCTGCTCGGCAGACGGCCGCGCGCCGGCGCGAAGGAGCTTGACGCCCCATGA
- the rfbC gene encoding dTDP-4-dehydrorhamnose 3,5-epimerase encodes MRLIETKLPGVLMVETDVFGDHRGFFTESYNEQKFREAGIVHAFIQDNHSLSQEAGTLRGLHYQLAPKAQTKLVRCVSGAIYDVVVDLRRQSPTFGQWQGFILSESNKRQLLVPKGFAHGFCTLTANTQVMYKVDEYYSKEHDRGIRWDDPALAIDWPTAHVVLSEKDRQHPGLQEAEHHF; translated from the coding sequence ATGAGACTCATCGAGACAAAGCTTCCCGGAGTCCTGATGGTTGAGACCGACGTGTTCGGCGACCACCGGGGCTTTTTTACGGAAAGCTACAATGAACAGAAATTCCGGGAAGCCGGCATCGTCCATGCTTTCATCCAGGATAATCATTCCCTGTCTCAGGAAGCCGGCACGCTGCGCGGCCTGCACTATCAGCTGGCGCCGAAAGCCCAGACAAAGCTGGTCCGCTGCGTAAGCGGGGCGATCTATGATGTCGTAGTTGATTTGAGGCGGCAGTCGCCCACATTCGGACAGTGGCAGGGCTTTATCCTGAGCGAGTCGAACAAGCGCCAGCTGCTCGTGCCGAAGGGCTTCGCGCACGGCTTCTGCACGCTCACGGCCAATACGCAGGTGATGTACAAAGTGGATGAGTATTATTCCAAAGAGCATGACCGCGGCATCCGCTGGGATGATCCTGCTCTCGCTATCGACTGGCCGACGGCTCACGTGGTCCTGTCGGAGAAGGATCGCCAGCATCCCGGTCTTCAAGAAGCGGAGCATCATTTTTGA
- a CDS encoding DUF1854 domain-containing protein, whose protein sequence is MMNGNLVFMNRSKPYEVMLFHSREGYLKAVLGGEPMGRVKLVRCFPYSLPDRLISVRTADTGKELLLLPSLDQLEEESRIAAVMELEREYTIPRIERIVSIRKKGPEWIWAVETDYGPSTLHMSILHEGIHSLTDGRWIVTDDDGRRFELSNLDRMDKRSREQWEKIG, encoded by the coding sequence ATGATGAACGGCAACCTGGTGTTCATGAACCGTTCGAAGCCCTATGAGGTGATGCTGTTCCACAGCCGCGAAGGCTATCTCAAGGCCGTGCTCGGCGGAGAGCCGATGGGCCGCGTCAAGCTCGTGCGCTGCTTCCCGTATTCGCTGCCGGACCGGCTCATCTCGGTGCGGACGGCCGATACGGGCAAGGAGCTGCTCCTCCTGCCGAGCCTCGACCAGCTGGAGGAGGAGAGCCGCATCGCGGCCGTCATGGAGCTGGAGCGGGAGTACACGATTCCCCGCATCGAGCGCATCGTCTCCATCCGCAAAAAAGGACCGGAATGGATCTGGGCGGTCGAGACCGATTACGGTCCGAGCACGCTGCACATGAGCATCCTGCACGAAGGCATCCACAGCCTGACGGACGGCCGCTGGATCGTGACCGACGACGACGGACGAAGGTTCGAGCTGTCGAACCTGGACCGCATGGACAAGCGGAGCCGCGAGCAGTGGGAAAAAATCGGCTAG
- a CDS encoding ABC transporter ATP-binding protein, translated as MAFGSGKARKAGNGRAAVEPTEGERAGGEGAAAALRQRLADSWLRLGADINEARQFQRYELVFTDREAAVIDEQGRLQRRFPKGTIDEIELREGVAGGALVLLTRDGMREAARFTLPHLEAYRIAMPRIAAWLEEPLPVPGAAANAPAGDAAGASPAAPQAGAAPKLPPRVRRGAAGTAAALGAGDAAAAPAAGRACRVCGKRLWHRRTKCLRCSNKTLMVRRILAYAQPHRRLMIASGVLLLFSIAFELIPTYLMKLLIDNFTGGGSRSALLWLIVAMAAVHLVGTGVSMARSFIGLRFGGRLMGDIRKHAFDAILKLSMSYFDRRQVSQFISRVQNDTEELKQFLTEGFIQFLSQVLLAVGVLGLLFYLNAPLTWMILIPVPFLAFGFFWLWPRIRILWYSQWMSVMNVNNVIGESLQGIRVIKAFAQEQREKKRFAQANDTLVKRMISMGNLWMSVSPLFSLVIAAFGLLVWYAGGKSVLQGGMSLGSLTAYASYLVMFFGPLQAFGASLNMINRVMGSAERIFELMDAKSDTPDRPDAVQLTSAQGEIRFEGVRYGYDKSRAVLKDLDLTIRPGEMVGLVGPSGAGKSTLINLVCRFYDPDAGSIRLDGIDLRDIAQESLRARIGVVLQETFLFDGTIAQNIAYGRKDASPELIIEAARTAGAHGFICGLPEGYETQVGERGHRLSGGEKQRIAIARAVLLDPEILILDEATASVDTETERAIQEALARLVKGRTTIAIAHRLSTLRGADRLIVLEQGRIAETGTHDELYRSKGTYYRLVESQKQMTESEVG; from the coding sequence ATGGCTTTCGGCAGTGGGAAGGCAAGAAAAGCTGGCAACGGACGGGCGGCAGTCGAGCCGACGGAAGGCGAGCGAGCGGGGGGCGAAGGAGCGGCGGCGGCGCTGAGGCAGCGGCTGGCGGACAGCTGGCTGCGGCTCGGCGCGGACATCAACGAAGCGCGGCAGTTCCAGCGCTACGAGCTCGTGTTCACCGACCGCGAAGCGGCGGTGATCGACGAGCAGGGCCGTCTGCAGCGGCGCTTCCCGAAAGGCACGATCGACGAGATCGAGCTGCGGGAAGGCGTTGCAGGAGGCGCGCTCGTGCTGCTGACTCGCGACGGCATGCGCGAGGCGGCGCGCTTCACGCTTCCGCATCTGGAAGCGTACCGCATCGCCATGCCGCGCATCGCCGCATGGCTGGAGGAGCCGCTCCCGGTACCCGGAGCGGCGGCCAATGCGCCGGCCGGCGACGCCGCCGGCGCGAGCCCCGCCGCGCCGCAGGCTGGCGCGGCGCCCAAGCTTCCGCCGCGCGTGCGCCGAGGCGCGGCGGGCACGGCCGCTGCGCTCGGCGCCGGCGATGCCGCCGCCGCGCCCGCGGCCGGCCGCGCTTGCCGCGTCTGCGGCAAGCGCCTCTGGCACCGTCGCACCAAGTGCCTCCGCTGCAGCAACAAAACCCTCATGGTCCGCCGCATCCTGGCGTACGCGCAGCCGCATCGCCGGCTGATGATCGCCAGCGGCGTCCTGCTGCTCTTCAGCATCGCCTTCGAGCTCATCCCGACGTACCTGATGAAGCTGCTCATCGACAACTTCACCGGCGGCGGCAGCCGCAGCGCGCTGCTCTGGCTCATCGTGGCGATGGCGGCCGTGCATCTGGTCGGCACGGGCGTCTCGATGGCCCGCAGCTTCATCGGCCTGCGCTTCGGCGGCAGGCTGATGGGCGATATCCGCAAGCATGCGTTCGACGCGATCCTGAAGCTGTCGATGAGCTATTTCGACCGGCGGCAGGTGTCGCAGTTCATCAGCCGCGTGCAGAACGATACGGAGGAGCTCAAGCAGTTCCTCACCGAGGGCTTCATCCAATTCCTCTCGCAGGTGCTGCTCGCGGTCGGCGTGCTCGGCCTGCTGTTCTACCTCAACGCGCCGCTGACATGGATGATCCTCATCCCGGTGCCGTTCCTGGCATTCGGCTTCTTCTGGCTCTGGCCGCGCATCCGCATCCTCTGGTACTCCCAATGGATGAGCGTCATGAACGTCAACAACGTCATCGGCGAATCGCTGCAGGGCATCCGCGTCATCAAGGCGTTCGCCCAGGAGCAGCGGGAAAAGAAGCGCTTCGCGCAAGCGAACGACACGCTCGTGAAGCGCATGATCTCGATGGGCAATCTGTGGATGAGCGTCTCGCCGCTGTTCTCGCTCGTCATCGCGGCGTTCGGCCTGCTCGTCTGGTACGCCGGCGGCAAGTCGGTGCTCCAAGGGGGCATGTCGCTTGGCTCGCTGACGGCTTACGCGTCGTATCTGGTCATGTTCTTCGGTCCGCTGCAGGCGTTCGGGGCCTCGCTCAACATGATTAACCGGGTGATGGGCTCGGCCGAGCGCATCTTCGAGCTGATGGACGCGAAGAGCGACACGCCGGACCGTCCGGATGCGGTGCAGCTGACGAGCGCGCAGGGCGAGATCCGGTTCGAGGGCGTGCGCTACGGGTATGACAAGAGCAGAGCCGTGCTGAAGGATCTGGACTTAACCATCCGCCCCGGCGAGATGGTCGGGCTCGTCGGTCCGAGCGGCGCCGGCAAGTCGACGCTCATCAATCTCGTCTGCCGGTTCTACGACCCCGATGCCGGGAGCATCCGCCTGGACGGCATCGACCTGCGGGACATCGCTCAGGAAAGCCTGCGCGCGCGCATCGGCGTCGTGCTGCAGGAGACGTTCCTTTTCGACGGGACGATCGCCCAGAACATCGCCTACGGCAGGAAGGACGCCTCGCCCGAGCTCATCATCGAGGCGGCGCGCACGGCGGGGGCGCACGGCTTCATCTGCGGCTTGCCGGAAGGCTACGAGACGCAGGTCGGGGAGCGCGGGCACCGCCTCTCCGGCGGCGAAAAGCAGCGCATCGCGATCGCCCGCGCCGTGCTGCTCGATCCGGAGATCCTCATCCTCGACGAGGCGACCGCCTCGGTCGACACGGAGACGGAGCGCGCCATCCAGGAGGCTCTGGCCCGCCTGGTCAAAGGGCGCACGACGATCGCGATCGCCCACCGTCTCTCCACGCTGCGCGGCGCCGACCGGCTGATCGTGCTGGAGCAGGGCCGGATCGCGGAGACCGGCACGCATGACGAGCTGTACCGAAGCAAGGGCACGTACTATCGGCTGGTGGAATCGCAGAAGCAGATGACCGAATCGGAGGTGGGATGA
- a CDS encoding sugar phosphate nucleotidyltransferase yields the protein MKGIILAGGTGSRLYPLTKVTNKHLLPVGPYPMIYHSIYKLKTAGIDDILIVTGRDHMGDVVNLLGSGYEFGVSFSYKVQDQAGGIAQALGLARSFIGSDPMAVILGDNVFQDDMKPFVENFKKQGSGAKILLKEVHDPERYGVAELDGPHIVSIEEKPKQPKSSMAVTGIYMYDNNVFDIVKELKPSGRGELEITDVNNAYIQHGLLTYDVLSGWWTDAGTHESWAHANELVRHDAFDLNFGRKLATV from the coding sequence ATGAAAGGAATTATCCTCGCAGGAGGAACAGGCTCCCGACTATATCCATTGACTAAGGTTACCAACAAGCATTTGCTGCCAGTCGGGCCATATCCCATGATCTACCATTCGATCTATAAACTTAAAACAGCAGGAATTGACGACATCCTCATTGTCACGGGCCGTGACCATATGGGCGATGTCGTTAATCTTTTGGGCAGCGGCTATGAGTTCGGCGTGAGCTTCTCCTATAAAGTCCAGGATCAGGCGGGAGGCATCGCCCAAGCGCTCGGACTGGCACGAAGCTTCATCGGCTCTGATCCGATGGCCGTCATTCTCGGTGATAACGTGTTCCAGGACGATATGAAGCCGTTCGTCGAGAACTTCAAGAAGCAAGGCAGCGGCGCCAAGATCCTGCTGAAGGAAGTTCACGATCCGGAGCGGTACGGCGTGGCGGAGCTGGACGGCCCGCATATCGTGTCCATCGAGGAAAAGCCCAAACAGCCGAAAAGCAGCATGGCCGTAACGGGCATCTATATGTACGACAACAACGTCTTCGATATTGTCAAAGAGCTGAAGCCTTCCGGTCGCGGAGAGCTCGAGATTACGGACGTCAACAACGCCTATATCCAGCATGGATTGCTTACGTACGACGTGCTGAGCGGCTGGTGGACCGATGCCGGCACGCATGAGTCCTGGGCGCATGCGAACGAACTCGTCCGACATGATGCGTTCGACCTGAACTTCGGGCGCAAGCTTGCGACGGTCTAA
- a CDS encoding PqqD family protein gives MTVLANQLLKRQESVETAELDGEWVLLDLESHSITKVNEMGGYIWELLETCPTISQLAERVATEYAADPVQVQADVEVYVAELVRVGLIVHE, from the coding sequence ATGACAGTGCTGGCGAATCAGCTCCTGAAGCGGCAGGAGTCCGTCGAAACGGCGGAGCTTGACGGCGAGTGGGTGCTGCTCGATCTGGAGAGCCACTCGATCACGAAGGTGAACGAGATGGGCGGCTACATCTGGGAGCTGCTGGAGACATGCCCGACCATCTCGCAGCTGGCGGAGCGCGTCGCGACGGAGTACGCGGCGGATCCGGTCCAGGTGCAGGCCGACGTGGAGGTGTATGTCGCGGAGCTCGTTCGCGTCGGGCTGATCGTGCATGAATAG
- a CDS encoding LCP family glycopolymer transferase, protein MSLNQKRALIAVLSILLAAALAIGGFGWYFYNSIKGTAHKVYEPTKRPVYVSTDPSVKEEAVPSDNLPFTVLVMGVDERRNDVGRADTLMLLAVNPQKNDVLMLSIPRDTRTTIIGRDTEDKINHAYAFGGVNMAVQTVESFLDYPVDYYVKVNMEGFEKVVDLLGGVEVNNPFAFTYEGQEFAQGDLKLSGEQALLYSRMRYDDPRGDFGRQNRQRDIIQQVMKNALTISSLTKASGMLEQIGSNVKTDISFDTMKDLLVNYRPKIEKITQKEVSGRGARIGGIYYYTVDRAERDRLHAMIKEHQQQGKPELN, encoded by the coding sequence ATGAGCCTGAATCAGAAACGGGCGCTGATCGCCGTCCTGTCCATCCTGCTGGCGGCGGCGCTGGCGATCGGCGGCTTCGGCTGGTATTTCTACAACTCCATCAAAGGCACCGCCCACAAGGTGTACGAGCCGACGAAGCGTCCGGTCTACGTGAGCACGGACCCCTCCGTCAAGGAGGAAGCGGTGCCCTCCGACAACCTGCCGTTCACGGTGCTCGTGATGGGCGTGGACGAGCGGCGGAACGACGTCGGCCGCGCCGATACGCTGATGCTGCTGGCGGTCAATCCGCAGAAGAACGACGTGCTCATGCTGAGCATTCCGCGCGATACGCGCACGACGATCATCGGCCGCGACACGGAGGACAAGATCAACCACGCCTATGCGTTCGGCGGGGTGAACATGGCCGTGCAGACGGTGGAGAGCTTCCTCGACTATCCGGTGGACTACTACGTGAAGGTCAACATGGAAGGCTTCGAGAAGGTCGTCGACCTGCTCGGCGGCGTGGAGGTGAACAACCCGTTCGCCTTCACCTACGAGGGCCAGGAGTTCGCACAGGGCGACCTCAAGCTGAGCGGAGAGCAGGCGCTGCTGTACTCGCGCATGCGCTACGACGATCCGCGGGGCGACTTCGGCCGGCAGAACCGTCAGCGCGACATCATCCAGCAGGTGATGAAGAACGCGCTCACGATCAGCAGCCTGACCAAGGCGAGCGGCATGCTCGAGCAGATCGGCAGCAACGTGAAGACGGACATCTCGTTCGACACGATGAAGGACCTGCTGGTGAACTATCGGCCGAAGATCGAAAAGATCACGCAAAAAGAGGTCAGCGGCCGAGGCGCGCGCATCGGCGGCATCTATTACTATACCGTCGATCGGGCGGAGCGCGACCGGCTCCACGCGATGATCAAGGAGCACCAGCAGCAAGGCAAGCCGGAGCTGAACTGA
- the rfbB gene encoding dTDP-glucose 4,6-dehydratase: MNLLVTGGAGFIGSNFIRHMKEEHPDYTIVNLDKLTYAGNLDNLKDLENDSGYHFVKGDICNEALVRHLLRNHAIDAIVNFAAESHVDRSISDPGIFVATNISGTQVLLEAARAYGIEKYIQISTDEVYGSLGATGYFTEQTPLAPNSPYSSSKAGADLLVRAYHETYGMNVNITRCSNNYGPYHFPEKLIPLMITHALDDKPLPVYGDGLNVRDWLHVRDHAAAIDLVLHQGKPGEVYNIGGHNERTNIQIVELILERLGKSKELVRYVEDRLGHDRRYAIDPAKLQAELGWKPKYTFETGIVETIDWYLGNESWWRNIQSGDYRNAYDNRFRQPVHG; this comes from the coding sequence ATGAACCTACTGGTTACAGGAGGCGCCGGCTTCATCGGCAGCAACTTTATTCGGCATATGAAGGAAGAGCATCCGGACTATACGATCGTGAACCTCGACAAGCTTACCTATGCGGGGAATCTGGATAATCTGAAGGATTTGGAGAACGACAGCGGCTACCACTTCGTCAAAGGCGACATCTGCAACGAGGCGCTGGTTCGCCACCTTCTCCGCAATCACGCGATCGACGCCATCGTCAATTTCGCCGCCGAATCCCACGTGGATCGCAGCATCAGCGATCCCGGCATCTTCGTCGCGACGAACATATCGGGCACGCAGGTGCTGCTCGAGGCTGCCCGTGCTTACGGCATCGAGAAATACATCCAGATTTCAACCGATGAGGTGTACGGGTCCCTTGGAGCGACGGGCTACTTTACCGAACAGACACCTCTCGCACCGAACAGTCCATATTCCTCCAGCAAGGCCGGAGCCGACCTGCTTGTGCGAGCCTATCATGAAACGTATGGCATGAACGTGAACATCACCCGCTGCTCGAACAACTACGGTCCCTATCATTTTCCGGAGAAGCTGATCCCGCTCATGATTACGCATGCGCTGGATGACAAGCCGCTTCCTGTCTATGGCGACGGGCTGAACGTGCGCGACTGGCTGCATGTGCGGGATCACGCGGCTGCGATCGATCTGGTGCTTCATCAAGGCAAGCCAGGTGAAGTGTACAACATCGGGGGGCATAACGAGCGGACCAACATCCAGATCGTCGAGCTGATCCTGGAGCGCTTAGGCAAATCCAAGGAGCTGGTCCGTTACGTGGAGGATCGCCTCGGACATGACCGCCGCTACGCGATCGATCCGGCCAAGCTGCAAGCCGAGCTCGGCTGGAAGCCTAAGTATACGTTCGAGACCGGCATCGTCGAAACGATCGACTGGTATCTCGGAAACGAATCCTGGTGGCGAAATATCCAATCCGGCGACTACCGCAATGCTTATGACAACCGCTTCAGGCAGCCGGTTCATGGATAA
- the rfbD gene encoding dTDP-4-dehydrorhamnose reductase, which yields MDKRKVIVTGAGGQLGRDLVSLLNEEEYETFGLTRSELDFSKREEVDRIVSLLKPDIIIHSGAYTKVDQAESEPDVAHQVNGDGAGYIAAAAERIGAKLVYVSSDYVFDGSASQPIPESAATHPINVYGASKRKGEEQSQALCSRCFIVRTSWVYGIHGANFVKTMLNLARQGKPLSVVQDQVGSPTFTRDLAACMLGLMDTERYGIYHVSNSGFCSWYEFAQAIFEEAGLEVELAPVSSDQFVRPARRPAYSVLGHEALREHGFPEMRHWRDGLKEFVRMGSAIKQLQ from the coding sequence ATGGATAAGCGCAAAGTCATCGTCACCGGGGCAGGAGGCCAGCTCGGCCGAGATCTGGTTTCTTTGCTGAATGAAGAAGAATACGAGACGTTCGGGCTGACCCGCTCCGAGCTGGACTTTTCGAAGCGGGAAGAGGTAGACCGGATCGTGTCCCTCTTGAAGCCGGACATCATCATCCATAGCGGAGCCTATACAAAAGTCGATCAAGCCGAATCGGAGCCTGACGTCGCGCATCAGGTGAATGGAGATGGCGCGGGCTATATCGCGGCAGCGGCAGAACGCATCGGCGCGAAACTGGTCTATGTGAGCAGCGATTACGTATTCGACGGCTCCGCCTCCCAGCCGATTCCCGAATCCGCCGCGACGCATCCGATCAATGTCTATGGAGCGTCCAAGCGGAAAGGGGAGGAGCAGTCGCAGGCTTTGTGCAGCCGCTGCTTTATTGTCCGGACATCATGGGTGTACGGTATTCATGGAGCCAACTTTGTCAAAACGATGCTCAATCTCGCGCGTCAGGGCAAGCCGCTCTCGGTTGTCCAGGATCAAGTCGGCAGCCCGACGTTTACCCGCGATCTGGCCGCTTGCATGCTGGGGTTGATGGATACGGAGCGATACGGCATCTATCATGTCTCGAATTCAGGCTTCTGCTCCTGGTACGAGTTCGCCCAGGCCATCTTTGAGGAAGCAGGGCTTGAGGTCGAGCTCGCCCCCGTTTCCAGCGATCAGTTCGTTCGACCGGCGCGGCGCCCGGCTTATTCGGTGCTCGGGCATGAAGCGCTTCGAGAACATGGGTTTCCCGAGATGCGGCATTGGCGGGATGGCCTGAAGGAATTTGTACGAATGGGTTCTGCAATAAAGCAGCTTCAATAA